Proteins from one Cryptomeria japonica chromosome 4, Sugi_1.0, whole genome shotgun sequence genomic window:
- the LOC131061641 gene encoding pentatricopeptide repeat-containing protein At2g13600-like — MHGKCGSLLDAREVFDGMPERNVISWTAMILAYDSSEQAETALGFTQMQWTNIQPNHFTLSAIIYAIGRVASLEKRLEVHAQAVRRGLQSDLFVGNAFVDVYVKCGSMEDGLHVFDAMLQQDVVMLA, encoded by the coding sequence ATGCATGGCAAGTGTGGAAGCTTATTGGATGCTCGTGAAGTGTTTGATGGAATGCCTGAACGAAATGTGATTTCATGGACTGCCATGATTTTAGCCTATGATAGCAGTGAGCAAGCTGAAACGGCACTAGGGTTTACCCAAATGCAGTGGACAAACATTCAACCCAATCACTTTACCCTCTCTGCCATTATTTATGCAATTGGTAGGGTGGCATCTCTAGAGAAGAGACTGGAAGTCCATGCACAAGCAGTTAGAAGAGGACTGCAGTCAGATTTATTTGTTGGGAATGCCTTTGTAGATgtgtatgtaaaatgtggaagcatggaGGATGGACTCCATGTGTTTGACGCAATGCTGCAACAAGATGTTGTCATGCTGGCCTAG
- the LOC131875374 gene encoding uncharacterized protein LOC131875374, whose amino-acid sequence MADADSETSGTKSAPIIIQSEGSSFKAGIVLDETNYDLWSQIMEMHIAETEKLSFIRGNSQPPTEKDDKYEKWYGDNQRVKRWLLMSMSPEIMKRYIRLPTARDIWKALSKAFYDGADELQVFVLNQRAFSAKQNGRTLSVYYGELTEIFGELDHRDKVIMESENDVESYRKSVQQQRVHIFLAGLDGEFEQVRGEILRKDPIPKLEACYALVRCESVRCATMIEEPEKTEASAMVTRYRSNQNRPSQGQPKTTDGADKSTYKCTHCNQIGHTKSHYFELVGYPEWWDHSHDSWKRNSKKTSSAAVVETKTMDDVAGQLSALAAVAGNGGKVLNMSTLVSNSAWIIDSSAMDHMTFDSRQVSPLKSSSQKFVSTANGSSTPVIGEGPLPLTDTLNLDSVLVVPSLDYNLLSVSQITTALLCVVIFWPDFWCLRTSERGKRLVVVLDEESCITWTWCQRVRTSCVKL is encoded by the coding sequence ATGGCCGATGCAGATTCGGAAACATCTGGGACCAAATCTGCTCCCATTATTATTCAATCTGAAGGTTCATCGTTCAAGGCAGGGATTGTACTCGATGAAACAAACTATGATTTGTGGTCTCAAATCATGGAGATGCATATTGCTGAGACGGAGAAACTCTCTTTCATTCGTGGTAATTCACAGCCACCGACTGAGAAGGATGATAAGTATGAGAAGTGGTATGGAGACAATCAAAGGGTCAAGAGATGGCTGTTGATGTCTATGTCCCCAGAAATTATGAAGCGATACATTCGCTTACCCACCGCTCGAGATATTTGGAAAGCTCTTTCTAAAGCGTTTTATGATGGAGCAGACGAATTGCAGGTGTTTGTCTTGAATCAGAGGGCTTTCTCTGCCAAACAGAATGGCAGAACACTCTCTGTGTATTATGGAGAATTAACTGAGATTTTTGGTGAGTTGGATCATCGTGATAAGGTGATCATGGAGAGTGAGAACGATGTTGAATCTTACCGAAAATCAGTTCAGCAACAAAGGGTGCATATTTTTCTTGCTGGATTAGATGGTGAATTCGAACAAGTCCGTGGTGAAATTTTGAGGAAGGATCCTATTCCCAAATTAGAAGCATGTTATGCATTGGTCCGCTGTGAATCTGTTCGATGTGCAACGATGATTGAAGAACCAGAAAAGACTGAAGCTTCAGCCATGGTGACTCGATACCGGTCTAATCAGAACCGACCTTCTCAAGGCCAGCCTAAAACCACTGATGGTGCTGATAAATCCACCTACAAATGCACCCATTGCAATCAAATTGGTCATACCAAAAGTCACTATTTTGAACTTGTGGGGTATCCAGAATGGTGGGATCATAGCCATGATTCATGGAAGAGGAATTCCAAGAAGACCTCCAGCGCTGCGGTTGTTGAAACAAAGACAATGGATGATGTTGCTGGACAACTCTCAGCATTAGCAGCAGTGGCAGGTAATGGTGGTAAGGTTTTAAATATGTCTACACTTGTTTCTAATAGTGCATGGATAATTGATTCCAGTGCTATGGATCATATGACATTTGATTCTAGACAGGTCTCACCCCTTAAATCGTCGTCACAAAAATTTGTTTCCACTGCCAATGGCTCTTCGACCCCAGTTATTGGAGAAGGGCCCTTACCTCTCACTGATACTTTGAATCTAGATTCTGTTTTAGTTGTTCCATCTTTGGATTACAATTTGTTGTCAGTTTCCCAAATCACCACTGCCTTACTTTGTGTTGTAATTTTTTGGCCTGATTTTTGGTGTTTAAGGACATCTGAACGAGGCAAACGATTGGTTGTGGTGTTAGACGAGGAAAGTTGTATTACTTGGACTTGGTGTCAAAGAGTTCGGACAAGCTGCGTCAAGCTCTAA
- the LOC131875538 gene encoding salutaridine reductase-like, which translates to MHQLLFYGTSNETSVYDDESVTTCIDINYYGTKRVVKGLLSLLRESSCRPRIVNVSSLHGLLKMMPNPVLQKQLSDMDIISEEFLDSMLSQFLDDVKQKKNLEEKGWPTPFSAYKMSKICMNAYTRLLARELCDKAYVNCIHPGYVRTGMTYDTGDLSPSEGAQNVVKLALFPLGGPSGKYFIEKEISGF; encoded by the exons ATGCACCAATTACTG TTCTATGGAACATCAAATGAAACTTCTGTGTATGATGATGAAAGTGTAACAACATGTATTGATATAAATTATTATGGTACAAAGAGAGTTGTGAAAGGCTTGCTATCATTATTAAGGGAATCGTCTTGCCGGCCACGAATTGTTAATGTCTCCTCTTTACATGGgcttctcaag ATGATGCCAAATCCAGTGCTACAAAAACAACTTTCTGACATGGATATTATTAGTGAGGAATTTCTGGATTCCATGTTAAGTCAGTTTTTAGACGATGTCAAGCAAAAGAAAAACTTGGAAGAGAAAGGATGGCCAACCCCATTTTCCGCCTACAAAATGTCAAAGATTTGTATGAACGCATACACACGTTTGTTAGCCCGTGAGCTTTGTGATAAGGCGTACGTAAATTGCATTCATCCTGGATACGTTAGAACTGGAATGACATATGATACAGGAGACCTATCACCAAGTGAAGGTGCTCAAAATGTAGTGAAATTAGCTTTGTTTCCTCTTGGTGGACCTTCTGGTAAATACTTTATTGAAAAGGAGATTAGCGGCTTCTAA